One region of Bacillus pumilus genomic DNA includes:
- a CDS encoding response regulator — protein MRFFIVDDDEAVRSSLAQLIEDEELGFVAGEAEDGAELTASYLNDLHIDILCIDLLMPERDGLETIRAIKDEFHGKYLMLSQVETKELIGQAYTLGVEYYVTKPINRVEVLSVLHLMIERLHLEHSIENIQHSLKSVMQFQQRGQTKTKQRGKSLAEAGQFLLAELGIVGEKGSKDLLDMILFTDQYLALHTEHHDSFPSLKVIFTGVTEDKLNEPYTSADIAREAKAAEQRVRRAINQSLKHIASLGLTDFSHPTFENYASKFFDFTIVRKKMSELTKETSGREEHTRINVKKFVQVLYYEAKRIFMED, from the coding sequence ATGAGATTTTTTATTGTGGATGATGATGAAGCCGTGCGTTCTTCACTCGCTCAGCTCATTGAAGATGAAGAGCTTGGCTTCGTCGCGGGAGAAGCAGAGGATGGCGCAGAGTTAACGGCAAGCTACTTAAATGATTTGCACATTGATATCTTATGTATTGATCTATTGATGCCGGAACGAGACGGACTTGAAACGATTCGAGCCATTAAGGATGAGTTTCATGGCAAATACTTAATGCTGTCACAGGTAGAAACAAAGGAATTAATCGGCCAGGCGTATACGCTTGGTGTCGAGTATTATGTGACAAAGCCAATCAATCGTGTAGAGGTCTTAAGTGTGCTCCACCTCATGATTGAGCGGCTTCATTTAGAGCATTCAATTGAAAATATTCAGCACTCACTCAAATCCGTCATGCAGTTTCAGCAGCGCGGTCAGACGAAAACGAAGCAGCGTGGGAAAAGTCTTGCAGAGGCAGGCCAGTTCTTGCTTGCAGAGCTTGGAATTGTGGGCGAAAAGGGATCTAAAGATTTATTAGATATGATCCTCTTCACAGATCAGTATTTAGCGCTACATACCGAACATCATGATTCATTTCCTTCTTTAAAGGTCATTTTCACGGGTGTCACCGAGGATAAATTAAATGAGCCTTACACATCGGCAGACATTGCAAGAGAAGCGAAAGCAGCGGAACAGCGGGTGAGGCGTGCGATCAATCAATCCTTGAAACACATCGCTTCACTTGGGTTAACTGATTTTTCTCATCCGACCTTTGAAAATTACGCTTCTAAATTCTTTGATTTCACCATCGTGCGAAAGAAAATGAGTGAATTAACAAAAGAGACGAGCGGTAGAGAAGAACATACCCGTATCAATGTGAAGAAATTTGTGCAGGTACTCTACTACGAAGCAAAACGTATTTTTATGGAAGATTAA
- a CDS encoding metal ABC transporter permease, whose product MEFLTGLFEYAFLQKALFTSVMVGIICGVIGCFIILRGMALMGDAISHAVLPGVAISYMLGINFFFGAVLTGVLTAIGIGYVSQNSRIKNDSAIGIVFTAFFSIGIILITFLKSSSDLYHILFGNVLAVRSSDMWITLGIGIFILLAVIIFYKELLISSFDPVISSVYGLPNRMIHYFLMTLLTLVTVASLQTVGIILVVAMLITPAATAYLLTDRLWIMIYLSAFFGAVSAVAGLGLSFTYNLSSGASIVLVATILFGSAFILSPKQGILWRSLRSKRKRTQLKKEASM is encoded by the coding sequence ATGGAATTTTTAACCGGACTCTTTGAATATGCATTTTTACAAAAAGCGTTATTTACATCCGTGATGGTAGGCATTATTTGCGGGGTCATTGGCTGCTTTATCATTTTACGGGGCATGGCCTTGATGGGAGACGCCATATCGCATGCTGTGCTGCCAGGTGTCGCCATCTCTTATATGCTGGGAATTAACTTTTTCTTCGGAGCCGTCTTAACTGGCGTATTAACAGCGATTGGGATCGGATACGTGAGTCAAAACAGCCGCATTAAAAATGACTCTGCGATTGGCATTGTCTTCACCGCTTTTTTCTCAATCGGGATCATCTTGATCACATTTTTGAAAAGTTCCAGTGATTTATATCATATCTTGTTTGGAAACGTTCTAGCTGTTCGATCATCTGATATGTGGATTACGCTTGGCATCGGCATTTTTATCCTGCTGGCCGTCATCATTTTCTACAAAGAATTGCTCATTAGTTCATTTGATCCGGTGATTTCTTCGGTTTACGGTTTACCGAATCGAATGATCCATTATTTTCTCATGACCTTGTTGACCCTTGTGACCGTTGCTTCACTACAAACTGTTGGGATTATTCTTGTCGTTGCCATGCTTATTACGCCGGCAGCCACTGCGTATCTCTTAACAGACCGGCTATGGATTATGATTTATTTATCTGCATTTTTCGGGGCAGTTTCTGCCGTTGCCGGTCTTGGGCTTAGTTTTACGTATAACTTGTCGTCTGGCGCTTCTATCGTGCTAGTTGCGACCATTTTATTCGGGAGTGCCTTTATCCTTTCACCAAAGCAAGGAATTCTATGGAGATCATTAAGATCTAAACGAAAACGAACGCAGCTAAAAAAGGAAGCGTCTATGTAA
- a CDS encoding disulfide oxidoreductase: MKNKLIYLYSAWIVSIVATMSSLYLSEIKKFIPCDMCWFQRIFMYPLVLLLGIATFRGDVKVKYYVLPLAVIGAGFSIYHYMEQKIPGFASIRPCLSGIPCSVDYLNWFGFITIPLLALIAFILIIISMLLLNAKED, translated from the coding sequence ATGAAGAATAAGCTTATTTACTTGTACAGTGCTTGGATTGTCTCGATCGTTGCGACGATGAGCAGCCTGTATTTAAGTGAAATCAAAAAGTTTATTCCATGCGATATGTGCTGGTTCCAGCGTATTTTCATGTACCCGCTCGTGCTTTTACTTGGAATTGCTACGTTCCGGGGTGATGTCAAAGTGAAGTATTACGTACTGCCTTTAGCTGTAATCGGTGCTGGCTTTTCCATCTATCATTATATGGAACAAAAGATCCCAGGCTTTGCGTCGATTCGCCCTTGCCTCAGCGGTATCCCTTGTTCTGTTGATTATTTGAACTGGTTTGGTTTTATCACCATTCCGCTATTAGCACTTATTGCATTTATTCTGATTATCATCAGTATGCTGCTGTTAAATGCAAAAGAAGATTGA
- a CDS encoding metal ABC transporter ATP-binding protein, which translates to MPNALTIDRLHVSYHGQDALENISLSIQEGTMTGIIGPNGAGKSTLLKACLDLIEKDQGDIRFFEQPFKQVRKQIAYVPQRNDLDWTFPIHVLDTVLLGTYPKLGLIKRPKKEDRAYAYHCLEKVGMQDFAKRQIGELSGGQQQRVFLARALAQNAQLFCLDEPFVGIDMASEETMVRILKELRDEGKTILVVHHDLSKAGDYFSHLVLLNKKLIKAGPVHDILRPEVMLEAYETQLPFLKSAGGDV; encoded by the coding sequence ATGCCAAATGCTTTAACAATCGACCGTCTTCATGTCTCATATCACGGGCAGGATGCTTTAGAGAACATCTCTCTTTCCATACAGGAAGGAACGATGACAGGAATCATAGGTCCAAATGGTGCCGGTAAATCGACTTTACTCAAGGCATGCTTGGATTTAATTGAAAAAGATCAAGGGGATATTCGCTTTTTTGAACAGCCTTTTAAACAAGTTAGAAAACAGATCGCCTATGTACCTCAGAGAAATGATCTAGACTGGACGTTTCCTATTCATGTGCTGGATACCGTCCTACTTGGAACATATCCGAAGCTTGGCCTGATCAAACGTCCGAAAAAAGAAGACCGGGCATATGCGTACCACTGTTTAGAAAAAGTCGGCATGCAGGATTTTGCCAAAAGACAAATTGGTGAGTTATCCGGCGGTCAGCAGCAGCGTGTCTTCCTTGCAAGAGCACTTGCGCAAAATGCACAGCTCTTCTGTTTGGATGAACCATTTGTTGGGATTGATATGGCAAGTGAAGAAACGATGGTTCGCATTTTGAAGGAATTACGTGATGAAGGAAAAACCATTTTGGTGGTCCATCATGATTTAAGTAAAGCCGGTGATTACTTCAGCCATCTCGTTCTGTTAAATAAAAAACTCATCAAAGCTGGACCTGTACACGACATCCTTCGCCCAGAGGTCATGCTGGAGGCATATGAAACGCAGCTACCATTCTTAAAATCAGCAGGGGGAGACGTGTAA
- a CDS encoding TetR/AcrR family transcriptional regulator, translating to MPKIVDHYKQKQKVAQAAMRVIKQDGLENASVRKVAVEAGISAGSMRHYFSTQQELFLFSMTLIQERVKERMTGLQLNGSTEENVFALLEQVLPLDEERRFEMEVWQAFTVKSMTEPDLQPLNAKMYDELFQMTQYCLMKLKEDGLLLDHIDLLVETERLYAVINGLALNGILQPHRLPPQLIRSVLQMHLQSITKKDMSPS from the coding sequence ATGCCAAAAATCGTCGATCACTATAAACAAAAACAAAAAGTCGCTCAAGCTGCCATGAGAGTGATTAAACAGGATGGATTGGAAAACGCTTCTGTACGAAAAGTAGCGGTAGAAGCTGGCATTTCAGCGGGCTCTATGCGTCATTATTTCTCCACACAGCAGGAGCTATTTCTTTTCTCTATGACATTGATTCAGGAAAGAGTCAAAGAGCGGATGACAGGACTTCAGCTGAACGGTTCAACGGAAGAAAATGTCTTCGCGTTATTGGAGCAGGTTCTCCCACTTGATGAAGAACGAAGATTTGAAATGGAGGTGTGGCAGGCTTTTACAGTCAAGTCGATGACTGAACCTGATTTACAGCCGCTCAATGCAAAGATGTATGACGAGCTTTTCCAAATGACCCAATATTGTTTAATGAAATTAAAAGAGGATGGGCTCTTGCTTGATCATATCGATCTTTTAGTCGAAACTGAGCGGCTTTATGCGGTCATCAATGGGCTTGCATTGAATGGAATCTTGCAGCCTCATCGCTTACCGCCTCAGCTCATACGCTCCGTACTGCAGATGCACCTGCAATCCATCACCAAAAAAGACATGTCTCCCTCATGA
- a CDS encoding heavy metal translocating P-type ATPase — protein MKKMKDEYVLSGLDCGNCARKIETGVSKMDGVEACSVNFATGTLTVTHADKQETMTKRIEKTVQSIEPHVSVSPKEEGHHHDHDHGTKNLKTIVLKLIGGAVIGTAAFFIPEDGVLKFLMFFAAYLLVGGDVVFKALKNIVRGQVFDENFLMTIATVGAFVIQQYPEALAVMLFYQIGELFQGAAVNRSRRSISELMNIRPEYANLKVGNETKKVNPEEVKAGDRIVVKPGEKIPLDGLVIEGFSLVDTSALTGESVPRDVEAGKEVLAGFVNQNGILEIEVQKELSESAVTKILDLVENASSRKAQTENFITKFAKYYTPAVVVLALLLAFVPPLLIPSAQLSDWVYRALVFLVISCPCALVVSIPLGFFGGIGAASKRGILVKGSNYLEALNSVKYAVFDKTGTLTKGNFTVTNIATVSDKWSEEELLSFAALAEAHSSHPIAESIKAAYSSPLDESQIEAYEDIAGHGIKATISGSHVLAGNHRLMEREDIAYEKEKRSGTVVYMAINGEFAGSILIADELKDDAIEAVSALKASGIQTVMLTGDAKQVGTAVAKQIGIDEVHAELLPQDKVTKLEEIDQKKAPQEKLLFVGDGINDTPVLARADIGIAMGGLGSDAAVEAADIVIMTDQPSKVAEAIAVAKRTRRIVWQNIAFALGVKGVFLLLGAFGIATMWEAVFSDVGVTVLAVLNAMRVMK, from the coding sequence ATGAAAAAGATGAAGGATGAATACGTATTAAGCGGTCTTGATTGCGGCAACTGTGCACGGAAAATAGAAACAGGAGTCAGCAAAATGGATGGAGTGGAAGCTTGCTCTGTTAACTTTGCGACAGGCACCTTGACTGTGACGCATGCAGATAAGCAAGAAACGATGACAAAGCGTATTGAAAAAACTGTTCAGTCCATTGAACCTCATGTGAGTGTATCACCGAAAGAAGAAGGACATCATCACGATCATGATCATGGGACAAAAAATTTAAAAACGATTGTGCTGAAATTAATTGGCGGTGCAGTCATTGGAACAGCCGCTTTCTTTATACCTGAAGATGGTGTATTAAAGTTCCTTATGTTCTTCGCAGCATATTTACTAGTCGGCGGTGATGTGGTTTTTAAAGCGCTGAAAAATATCGTGCGAGGCCAAGTATTTGATGAGAACTTTTTAATGACCATTGCAACAGTTGGCGCTTTTGTGATTCAGCAATATCCAGAGGCACTGGCAGTGATGCTCTTTTACCAAATTGGAGAGCTCTTCCAAGGGGCGGCAGTGAACCGTTCAAGACGTTCAATTAGTGAATTAATGAATATACGTCCAGAATACGCGAATCTAAAAGTCGGAAATGAAACGAAAAAAGTGAATCCAGAAGAAGTAAAAGCCGGTGACCGTATTGTCGTGAAGCCTGGTGAAAAAATTCCGCTGGATGGGCTCGTTATTGAGGGCTTCTCGCTTGTTGATACATCCGCATTAACAGGGGAGTCGGTGCCGCGGGATGTAGAAGCGGGAAAAGAAGTTCTTGCAGGATTTGTGAATCAAAACGGTATACTTGAAATTGAAGTTCAAAAAGAGTTAAGCGAATCGGCTGTGACGAAAATTTTAGATTTGGTTGAGAATGCAAGCAGCCGAAAAGCACAGACAGAAAATTTCATTACAAAATTTGCGAAATATTATACACCGGCTGTCGTCGTACTCGCCTTATTGCTTGCCTTTGTGCCGCCGCTTCTTATTCCATCAGCACAATTGTCTGATTGGGTGTACCGGGCACTTGTCTTTCTCGTGATCTCTTGTCCTTGTGCTCTTGTTGTATCCATTCCATTAGGATTTTTCGGGGGGATTGGGGCAGCGTCTAAACGAGGCATCCTTGTCAAAGGCAGTAACTATTTAGAAGCATTGAATTCTGTGAAATATGCGGTATTTGATAAGACGGGCACGCTTACAAAAGGAAACTTTACAGTGACCAATATTGCCACAGTCAGTGACAAGTGGTCAGAAGAAGAGCTGCTTTCTTTTGCAGCACTAGCAGAAGCCCATTCCTCTCACCCTATTGCAGAATCGATTAAAGCGGCATATAGCTCACCGCTTGATGAAAGCCAGATCGAAGCATATGAGGATATCGCGGGACATGGAATTAAAGCGACCATCAGCGGATCTCACGTCTTAGCGGGAAATCACCGCCTGATGGAGCGAGAAGACATTGCGTATGAAAAAGAAAAAAGAAGCGGAACCGTTGTGTACATGGCAATTAACGGTGAGTTTGCCGGATCAATCTTGATCGCAGATGAATTAAAGGACGATGCAATCGAAGCCGTTTCTGCTCTAAAAGCGTCTGGTATTCAAACCGTCATGCTCACTGGTGATGCTAAGCAAGTCGGAACTGCGGTCGCTAAGCAAATTGGCATTGATGAAGTACATGCAGAATTATTACCGCAGGACAAAGTAACGAAATTAGAAGAAATTGATCAGAAAAAAGCGCCTCAAGAAAAGCTATTATTTGTTGGGGACGGCATTAATGATACACCGGTATTAGCAAGAGCGGACATAGGAATTGCAATGGGCGGGCTTGGTTCAGATGCAGCTGTCGAAGCGGCTGATATCGTCATCATGACGGACCAGCCATCAAAGGTAGCAGAAGCCATCGCTGTCGCAAAACGAACAAGAAGGATTGTCTGGCAGAATATCGCATTTGCCCTTGGTGTCAAAGGCGTTTTCCTATTACTCGGAGCATTCGGAATTGCGACGATGTGGGAAGCCGTCTTCTCGGATGTCGGTGTCACCGTACTCGCTGTTTTAAATGCGATGAGGGTCATGAAATAA
- a CDS encoding metal ABC transporter substrate-binding protein codes for MKKVFAIRLTAVFIALMVITGCSTKQNNSGKDDGTLKVVTTYSILYDIVKEVGGEHVSIHSIVPIGTDPHEFDPLPKDVQHTTDADLVLYNGLNLETGNGWFQKLLESSGKDGDDAPVAEMSKGVKVKHLSSKGLESQQDPHAWLNVENGILYAKNARDALIKADPEHQEDYEKNAEDYIKKLQALHDEAKDKFDQLPKDKKRLVTSEGAFKYFADAYRLKAGYIWEINTENEGTPGQMKRIIHFVKDHQVPALFLETSVDPRSLESLSEETGVPIKGKVFTDSIGKKGEDGDSYYKMMKWNIDTIYKGLSS; via the coding sequence ATGAAGAAGGTATTTGCAATCCGTTTGACCGCAGTATTCATTGCCCTTATGGTCATCACAGGCTGTTCTACAAAACAAAATAATTCCGGCAAAGATGACGGCACATTAAAAGTCGTCACGACCTACTCCATTCTTTATGACATTGTGAAGGAAGTAGGCGGAGAGCATGTCTCTATTCACAGCATTGTTCCCATTGGTACAGACCCACATGAATTTGACCCACTGCCAAAGGATGTTCAGCATACAACGGATGCAGACCTTGTTCTATATAATGGCTTAAACCTTGAAACAGGGAATGGCTGGTTTCAAAAGCTGCTCGAATCGAGTGGCAAGGACGGGGATGATGCACCTGTAGCCGAAATGAGTAAAGGCGTCAAAGTAAAACATTTATCTTCAAAAGGCCTCGAAAGCCAGCAGGACCCACATGCTTGGCTAAATGTCGAAAATGGGATTCTGTATGCTAAAAATGCCAGAGATGCACTTATTAAAGCGGACCCTGAGCATCAAGAGGATTACGAAAAAAATGCAGAAGACTATATCAAAAAGCTTCAAGCGCTTCATGATGAAGCAAAAGACAAGTTCGACCAGCTGCCAAAAGACAAAAAGCGTCTTGTGACAAGTGAGGGAGCCTTCAAGTATTTTGCAGATGCCTATAGACTAAAGGCAGGCTACATTTGGGAGATCAACACAGAGAATGAAGGAACACCTGGACAAATGAAGCGCATCATTCATTTCGTCAAAGATCATCAAGTGCCTGCGCTCTTTCTTGAAACAAGTGTCGATCCACGCAGCCTTGAAAGCCTATCTGAAGAAACTGGGGTTCCGATTAAAGGAAAAGTATTTACTGACTCCATTGGAAAGAAAGGTGAAGATGGGGACAGTTACTATAAGATGATGAAATGGAATATTGACACCATTTACAAAGGGCTTTCATCATAA
- a CDS encoding DsbA family protein, with protein MSKKNNQSSSIKFAVILTIIAALLIGIFVVIGNKNSQEAQTVDSKPSIKGQPVIGDKDAAVQIVEFGDYKCPSCKSFETDIFPKLKADYIDKGDVSFSFINLPLPVHGDGAVLAALASEEVWKEDPKNFWAYHEAVYQAQPDSEAEWVTPAKLTELAKKTTKIDTDKLKDNLSKKTYQPQLNTDDQLVNKYKVNSTPTIFINNKQVQNFYDYDEIKELIDQELKGKKS; from the coding sequence GTGAGTAAGAAAAATAATCAATCTTCATCCATTAAATTTGCTGTCATTTTAACCATCATCGCAGCTCTTCTCATCGGTATATTTGTTGTGATTGGAAACAAGAACAGCCAAGAAGCACAAACAGTTGACAGTAAGCCTTCGATTAAAGGACAGCCTGTCATAGGAGACAAAGATGCAGCGGTGCAAATTGTCGAGTTTGGGGACTACAAATGTCCGTCATGTAAATCATTCGAAACAGACATTTTCCCAAAACTGAAAGCAGACTACATAGATAAAGGCGATGTATCATTTTCATTTATTAACTTGCCACTGCCTGTTCATGGAGATGGCGCAGTGTTAGCAGCACTAGCTTCTGAAGAAGTATGGAAAGAAGATCCAAAAAACTTCTGGGCATATCATGAAGCTGTCTATCAAGCACAGCCAGATAGTGAAGCAGAATGGGTTACGCCTGCTAAGCTGACTGAATTAGCGAAAAAGACAACAAAAATTGATACGGACAAACTCAAAGATAACCTATCAAAGAAAACGTATCAGCCGCAGCTGAACACAGACGATCAGCTTGTGAACAAATACAAAGTGAATTCAACACCAACGATTTTCATTAACAATAAACAAGTTCAAAACTTCTATGACTATGATGAAATCAAAGAATTAATTGATCAAGAGCTTAAAGGGAAGAAATCATGA
- the aspA gene encoding aspartate ammonia-lyase: MTKLQDKQVRIERDFLGEKEVDTQAYYGIQTLRAVENFPITGYHVHEELIKALGIVKKAAALANMDTQRLYSGLGEKIVQAADEVIEGKWNNQFIVDPIQGGAGTSMNMNANEVIANRALELLGKEKGAYTELSPNTHVNMSQSTNDVFPTAIHISTLNMIEKLLYTMENMHQVMTEKAQEFDHVIKMGRTHLQDAVPIRLGQEFSAYAKVLGRDIKRIKQSKQHLYEVNMGATAVGTGLNADPKYIRQVVGYLSDISGLPLVGAEDLVDATQNTDAYTEVSAALKVCMMNMSKMANDIRLMASGPRAGFGELHLPPRQPGSSIMPGKVNPVMPEVMNQVAFQVIGNDHTICLASEAGQLELNVMEPVLVFNLLQSLSIMKNVFESFVDNCLRDLKADESRLKEYVEKSAGVMTAVNPHIGYEAAARIAREAILTGVSVRELCLQNDVLSEEELDVILNPFEMTKPGIAGASLLEKDRLED; the protein is encoded by the coding sequence ATGACGAAGCTACAGGACAAGCAAGTTCGAATCGAACGAGACTTTCTAGGTGAAAAGGAAGTAGACACTCAAGCGTATTATGGAATTCAAACATTACGTGCAGTAGAGAACTTTCCAATTACTGGCTACCATGTTCATGAGGAACTCATCAAAGCATTAGGGATTGTCAAAAAGGCAGCCGCACTTGCAAATATGGATACACAGCGACTATATTCTGGTCTTGGAGAAAAAATTGTTCAAGCCGCAGATGAGGTTATTGAAGGAAAATGGAACAATCAATTTATTGTCGATCCAATTCAAGGCGGGGCTGGCACTTCAATGAATATGAATGCCAATGAAGTCATTGCAAACAGAGCGCTTGAACTACTAGGAAAGGAAAAAGGCGCTTATACTGAGCTAAGTCCAAACACGCATGTGAACATGTCGCAGTCAACAAACGACGTTTTCCCAACAGCGATTCATATTTCAACATTGAATATGATTGAAAAACTACTTTATACGATGGAAAACATGCATCAAGTCATGACAGAAAAAGCGCAAGAATTCGATCATGTCATCAAAATGGGACGTACGCATCTTCAGGACGCTGTTCCAATCAGACTTGGTCAAGAGTTTAGTGCTTATGCAAAGGTTCTTGGTCGTGATATTAAACGTATCAAGCAGTCTAAACAGCATTTATATGAAGTCAATATGGGTGCAACAGCAGTCGGAACTGGCTTGAATGCTGATCCTAAATATATTCGCCAAGTGGTTGGCTATCTATCTGACATTAGCGGATTACCGTTAGTTGGAGCTGAAGATTTAGTCGATGCCACGCAAAATACGGATGCTTATACAGAAGTATCAGCTGCACTGAAAGTATGTATGATGAATATGTCTAAAATGGCGAACGATATTCGCTTGATGGCATCAGGTCCAAGAGCAGGCTTTGGTGAGCTTCACTTGCCGCCAAGACAGCCAGGTTCATCTATCATGCCAGGGAAAGTCAACCCAGTGATGCCTGAGGTCATGAACCAAGTGGCATTCCAAGTTATCGGAAATGACCACACGATCTGTCTTGCATCAGAGGCTGGTCAGCTTGAGCTGAACGTGATGGAACCAGTTCTTGTGTTCAACTTGCTTCAATCTCTCAGCATCATGAAAAATGTATTTGAATCCTTCGTAGACAACTGCTTGCGTGACCTAAAAGCAGATGAATCTAGATTAAAAGAATATGTAGAAAAAAGTGCTGGTGTCATGACAGCGGTGAATCCGCATATTGGTTATGAAGCTGCTGCACGAATTGCCAGAGAAGCGATTCTTACAGGCGTATCTGTACGTGAGCTTTGTCTGCAAAATGATGTTTTATCAGAGGAAGAGCTTGATGTCATCTTGAATCCTTTTGAAATGACTAAACCAGGTATTGCTGGCGCATCACTTTTAGAAAAGGATCGTTTAGAAGATTAA
- a CDS encoding sensor histidine kinase: MNLLKKWLNTEPYLIVMLIVLTPIGGEFKFYPFEDSFRVSFGTVVFFFILLQMKKFPAWASGIIAGVSVFAFRVLLDTAVTGHLPLEEAISLRFPSLLYYVVYGTLFYLLKVRRFRDQPWLIGATGIIMELCASVVEMIALRGTIDEILTMRTLFQLFVLAIFRSFFVLACYTMIRLYEEQARERQMKKEKEHLLMLLSNLYTESTYFHKTLAHAEHITATSYQLYQSLHHAKDAESLDLKKLGKTALQIAGEVHEIKKDNQRIFSALSKLIHEENFQAYASPAHIAGLVIRIHENYAESLKKNIVFHYDEDGQHPVYHVYTILSLLNNIVSNAVEAIPVDGEVSLSISQKESHVIFQISDNGPGIKERNHHVIFKPGFTLKYDQAGNPSSGIGLSYVKDTAEKLGGSVEMKSIPNKQTTFTLTIPMDQVSRKEGIGR; the protein is encoded by the coding sequence TTGAATCTACTGAAAAAATGGCTAAATACAGAGCCTTATTTAATTGTGATGCTCATTGTACTGACACCGATTGGCGGAGAATTTAAATTTTATCCATTTGAGGACAGCTTTCGGGTCAGCTTTGGAACCGTTGTCTTTTTCTTTATCCTACTTCAAATGAAAAAATTCCCGGCATGGGCAAGCGGTATCATTGCAGGGGTTTCTGTTTTTGCGTTTCGCGTGCTTCTTGATACAGCCGTCACAGGTCATCTTCCGCTGGAAGAGGCGATTTCTTTAAGATTTCCTTCCCTGCTTTATTACGTCGTCTACGGCACGCTCTTTTATTTATTAAAGGTCAGACGTTTCCGCGATCAGCCTTGGCTGATTGGAGCGACAGGTATCATCATGGAGCTATGCGCGAGCGTTGTTGAAATGATTGCACTTCGTGGCACCATCGATGAAATTTTAACGATGCGGACGCTGTTTCAACTTTTCGTGTTGGCGATTTTCAGAAGCTTTTTCGTGTTGGCTTGTTATACAATGATTCGATTATATGAAGAGCAGGCGAGAGAGCGTCAGATGAAAAAGGAAAAGGAACATCTGCTCATGCTCCTGTCTAATCTTTACACGGAATCTACATACTTTCATAAAACACTTGCACATGCTGAGCACATTACAGCGACATCCTATCAATTGTATCAATCCCTGCATCACGCAAAGGATGCAGAGTCATTGGATTTGAAAAAGCTCGGAAAAACAGCCCTGCAAATCGCAGGAGAGGTGCATGAGATCAAAAAGGATAACCAGCGGATTTTTTCTGCATTATCAAAGCTGATTCATGAAGAAAATTTTCAGGCGTATGCAAGTCCTGCGCATATTGCTGGGCTCGTGATTCGTATTCATGAAAATTACGCAGAATCTCTTAAAAAAAACATTGTCTTTCATTATGATGAAGATGGGCAGCATCCCGTCTATCACGTGTATACCATTCTATCTTTGTTAAATAATATCGTTTCCAATGCTGTCGAAGCCATTCCGGTGGATGGAGAGGTGTCACTCTCTATTTCCCAGAAAGAGAGCCATGTGATCTTTCAAATTAGTGACAACGGGCCTGGCATTAAAGAGCGTAATCATCATGTGATTTTTAAACCCGGTTTTACTTTAAAATACGATCAGGCTGGGAATCCATCAAGTGGTATCGGTCTTTCCTATGTAAAGGATACAGCGGAGAAGCTTGGCGGAAGTGTTGAGATGAAGAGTATCCCAAATAAACAAACGACTTTCACGTTAACGATACCAATGGATCAAGTTAGTAGAAAAGAGGGGATTGGGAGATGA